A window from Micromonospora terminaliae encodes these proteins:
- a CDS encoding N-acetylmuramoyl-L-alanine amidase produces MHLTPPPSGRRMLLAAAVAAATALVATGSVAAEPLTTQPATDRQDQYAAAAAEYGVPQSVLLGVSYLESRWDTHPGQPSTSGGYGPMHLTDAEHVLATPASGHVDEDEDPRGDDSRPLTLDPAVAAAPTEDVLPQASLQTLDAAAALTGLAEETLRTDASANIRGGAALLASYQKQLDAPVGAATDPAAWYGAVARYSGADTEDAAAAFADEVYDQLGLGASRTTDDGQRVTLAATTVTPDQSGLHKLGLRRAERPDGLECPVRLACEWIPAPYKQLSADPGDYGNHDLGNRPAQQKIEYIVIHDTEGYFGPSVNLVKDPTYLGWHYTLRSVDGYVAQHIKAKDVGWHAGNWYVNAKSIGLEHEGFAGHGTWYTEAMYRASAKLVRHLALKFQIPLDRQHIIGHDNVPGTTAGTVAGMHWDPGPYWDWSHYFDLMKAPFHSTGTPHTGLVTIDPDFATNQPAFTGCNQQPPGVPKPTPPAAPCPLRGSSAVILRTAPSATAPLVNDLGLRPNGTPDTMYISDHGARASAGQTYALADIQGDWTAIWYLNQKAWFYNPASAPTAKWANGFVVTPKAGKTTIPVYGRAYPERAAYPAGVPYQTISPLQYSLSAGQRYAVGGVLPGEYYRAVTFDGSAPGDWTVIRGENRYVQIQFGHRVMFVNLDDVQIQPASVGGPA; encoded by the coding sequence ATGCACCTCACACCCCCGCCGTCGGGCAGACGGATGCTGCTGGCAGCCGCTGTCGCGGCTGCCACCGCACTCGTGGCGACCGGATCGGTCGCCGCCGAACCGCTCACCACCCAACCCGCCACCGACCGCCAGGACCAGTACGCCGCCGCCGCGGCGGAGTACGGCGTGCCGCAGAGCGTCCTGCTCGGCGTCTCGTACCTGGAGTCCCGCTGGGACACCCACCCGGGCCAGCCGAGCACCAGCGGCGGCTACGGCCCGATGCACCTCACCGACGCCGAACACGTCCTCGCGACCCCGGCCAGCGGCCACGTCGACGAGGACGAGGACCCGCGGGGCGACGACTCGCGTCCGCTCACCCTCGACCCGGCCGTCGCGGCCGCGCCGACGGAGGACGTGCTGCCGCAGGCCTCCCTGCAGACGCTCGACGCCGCCGCGGCGCTCACCGGCCTCGCCGAGGAGACGCTGCGCACGGACGCCTCCGCGAACATCCGGGGCGGGGCGGCGCTGCTCGCCTCGTACCAGAAGCAGTTGGATGCTCCGGTCGGCGCCGCCACCGACCCGGCGGCCTGGTACGGCGCGGTGGCCCGCTACTCCGGCGCGGACACCGAGGACGCGGCGGCGGCCTTCGCGGACGAGGTCTACGACCAGCTCGGCCTGGGCGCGAGCCGGACCACCGACGACGGCCAGCGGGTGACCCTGGCCGCCACCACGGTGACGCCGGACCAGTCCGGGCTGCACAAGCTGGGCCTGCGCCGCGCCGAGCGGCCGGACGGCCTGGAGTGCCCGGTCCGGCTCGCCTGCGAGTGGATCCCGGCCCCCTACAAGCAGCTCAGCGCGGACCCGGGGGACTACGGCAACCACGACCTCGGGAACCGGCCGGCCCAGCAGAAGATCGAGTACATCGTCATCCACGACACCGAGGGCTACTTCGGCCCGAGCGTGAACCTGGTGAAGGACCCGACCTACCTGGGCTGGCACTACACGCTGCGTTCGGTGGACGGCTACGTCGCCCAGCACATCAAGGCCAAGGACGTCGGCTGGCACGCCGGCAACTGGTACGTCAACGCCAAGTCCATCGGGCTGGAGCACGAGGGCTTCGCCGGGCACGGCACCTGGTACACCGAGGCGATGTACCGGGCCTCGGCCAAGCTGGTCCGGCACCTGGCGCTGAAGTTCCAGATCCCGCTGGACCGGCAGCACATCATCGGCCACGACAACGTGCCCGGCACCACCGCCGGCACCGTGGCCGGCATGCACTGGGACCCGGGCCCGTACTGGGACTGGTCGCACTACTTCGACCTCATGAAGGCGCCGTTCCACTCCACCGGCACGCCGCACACCGGCCTGGTCACCATCGACCCGGACTTCGCCACCAACCAGCCCGCCTTCACCGGTTGCAACCAGCAGCCGCCGGGCGTGCCGAAGCCCACGCCGCCGGCCGCGCCGTGCCCGCTGCGCGGCTCGTCGGCGGTCATCCTGCGGACGGCGCCGAGCGCGACCGCCCCGCTGGTCAACGACCTCGGTCTGCGACCGAACGGCACGCCGGACACCATGTACATCTCCGACCACGGCGCCCGCGCCTCGGCCGGCCAGACGTACGCCCTCGCGGACATCCAGGGTGACTGGACCGCCATCTGGTACCTCAACCAGAAGGCCTGGTTCTACAACCCGGCCTCCGCGCCGACGGCCAAGTGGGCGAACGGCTTCGTGGTGACCCCCAAGGCCGGGAAGACCACCATCCCGGTGTACGGGCGCGCCTACCCCGAGCGGGCGGCCTACCCGGCCGGGGTGCCGTACCAGACCATCTCCCCGTTGCAGTACTCCCTCTCCGCGGGCCAGCGGTACGCGGTCGGCGGGGTCCTGCCGGGCGAGTACTACCGGGCCGTCACCTTCGACGGCTCGGCGCCGGGTGACTGGACGGTCATCCGCGGCGAGAACCGGTACGTGCAGATCCAGTTCGGGCACCGCGTGATGTTCGTGAACCTCGACGACGTCCAGATCCAGCCCGCCTCCGTCGGCGGACCCGCCTGA
- a CDS encoding NlpC/P60 family protein: MAHHAPRPPSGRSVDRSTAAPRSRWSRFTTALAALVGTAVVLTGGATAAHADPSVAEIERQIDEDWNKLEPIIEQVNATREQLAAKRKQADALAKQIAPLQARVDAALGQVGGLAADAYKGDNNLSTVNALLGSRSPSDLVDGLALLDRFANRQQQQVRAVAELRDDLAAKKRPLDEMIAGLARTEAQLAAKKKQIDAEIAKLQKLRLKVYGNGGGGPLRPAPCPAGYPGGPAGVAVKFACAQIGKIYVWGAAGPDHYDCSGLTMAAWAKAGVSLPHNARQQHDVTRRVSRSELRAGDLVFYYSDLHHVGMYVGDGWVVHASQSGKPITMKRVDDGQINSYGRPG, encoded by the coding sequence GTGGCACACCATGCCCCGCGGCCACCGTCGGGCCGGTCGGTCGACCGCTCGACGGCTGCGCCGCGTTCCCGCTGGTCCCGCTTCACCACCGCCCTCGCCGCTCTGGTGGGCACCGCCGTCGTCCTGACCGGCGGCGCCACGGCGGCACACGCCGACCCGTCGGTCGCCGAGATCGAGCGCCAGATCGACGAGGACTGGAACAAGCTCGAACCGATCATCGAACAGGTCAACGCCACCCGCGAGCAGCTCGCCGCCAAGCGGAAGCAGGCCGACGCGCTGGCCAAGCAGATCGCCCCGCTCCAGGCCCGGGTGGACGCCGCCCTCGGTCAGGTGGGCGGGCTCGCCGCCGACGCCTACAAGGGCGACAACAACCTCTCCACCGTCAACGCCCTGCTGGGCAGCCGGTCGCCGAGCGACCTGGTCGACGGCCTCGCCCTGCTCGACCGCTTCGCGAACCGCCAGCAGCAGCAGGTACGCGCCGTCGCCGAGCTGCGCGACGACCTCGCGGCCAAGAAGCGGCCGCTCGACGAGATGATCGCCGGGCTGGCGCGCACCGAGGCCCAGCTCGCGGCCAAGAAGAAGCAGATCGACGCCGAGATCGCCAAGCTGCAGAAGCTGCGCCTCAAGGTCTACGGCAACGGTGGCGGCGGCCCGCTGCGACCGGCGCCGTGCCCCGCCGGCTACCCCGGTGGCCCGGCCGGCGTCGCGGTCAAGTTCGCCTGCGCCCAGATCGGCAAGATCTACGTCTGGGGCGCCGCCGGGCCGGACCACTACGACTGCTCCGGCCTCACCATGGCGGCCTGGGCCAAGGCCGGCGTCTCGCTGCCGCACAACGCACGGCAGCAGCACGACGTGACCAGGCGGGTGAGCCGGAGCGAGCTGCGCGCCGGTGATCTCGTCTTCTACTACAGCGACCTGCACCACGTCGGTATGTACGTCGGTGACGGCTGGGTGGTGCACGCCTCCCAGTCCGGCAAGCCGATCACCATGAAGCGCGTCGACGACGGCCAGATCAACAGCTACGGCCGCCCGGGCTGA
- the dcd gene encoding dCTP deaminase: protein MLLSDRDLVSEIKAGTLALEPFEPTLVQPSSIDVRLDRLFRVFNNHLYTHIDPSVQQDDLTSMVEVAEGQPFVLHPGEFVLASTLEVISLGDQLAGRLEGKSSLGRLGLLTHSTAGFIDPGFSGHVTLELSNVANLPITLWPGMKIGQLCIFRLSSPAEHPYGSAVYGSRYQGQRGPTPSRSWQNWRTWPTR, encoded by the coding sequence ATGCTGCTCTCCGACCGCGACCTGGTCTCCGAGATCAAGGCGGGCACGCTCGCGCTGGAGCCCTTCGAGCCCACGCTGGTGCAGCCGTCCAGCATCGACGTCCGTCTGGACCGCCTGTTCCGCGTCTTCAACAACCATCTCTACACACACATCGACCCGTCCGTGCAGCAGGACGACCTCACCTCGATGGTGGAGGTGGCCGAGGGCCAGCCGTTCGTGCTGCACCCGGGCGAGTTCGTGCTCGCCTCCACGCTGGAGGTGATCTCGCTGGGCGACCAGCTCGCCGGGCGCCTGGAGGGCAAGTCCAGCCTGGGCCGGCTCGGCCTGCTCACCCACTCCACCGCCGGCTTCATCGACCCCGGCTTCTCCGGTCACGTCACGCTGGAACTGTCCAACGTGGCGAACCTGCCGATCACGCTCTGGCCGGGCATGAAGATCGGCCAGCTCTGCATCTTCCGGCTCTCGTCGCCGGCCGAGCACCCGTACGGCTCGGCCGTCTACGGTTCGCGCTACCAGGGGCAGCGCGGCCCCACCCCGAGCCGGTCCTGGCAGAACTGGCGGACCTGGCCGACCCGCTGA
- a CDS encoding pyridoxamine 5'-phosphate oxidase family protein, producing MASWSEFAADEPRLADEIRLLLQQYGPGFGYLATVRADGGPRVHPVSPVLTDDGLWCFVIDSPKRRDLERDGRYALHSFPPEESDDEAYVAGRARPVTDPATVARLARIGRAAPQGDWRLFEFTVDVAMLTRRDQAARPGAGRPEVRVWLDPRATAPARRDPLAPEGRRGRHGFDTRRPAA from the coding sequence ATGGCTTCCTGGTCCGAATTCGCCGCCGACGAGCCCCGACTCGCCGACGAGATCCGCCTCCTGTTGCAGCAGTACGGGCCGGGTTTCGGCTACCTCGCCACGGTCCGCGCCGACGGCGGCCCGCGCGTGCACCCGGTCTCCCCGGTCCTCACCGACGACGGCCTCTGGTGCTTCGTCATCGACTCACCCAAGCGCCGCGACCTCGAACGCGACGGCCGCTACGCCCTGCACTCCTTCCCACCGGAGGAGAGCGACGACGAGGCCTACGTGGCCGGTCGGGCGCGCCCGGTGACCGATCCGGCGACCGTCGCCCGGCTGGCCCGCATCGGCCGGGCCGCGCCGCAGGGCGACTGGCGGTTGTTCGAGTTCACCGTCGACGTGGCGATGCTGACCCGCCGCGACCAGGCGGCCCGCCCCGGTGCCGGCCGGCCGGAGGTGCGCGTCTGGCTCGACCCGCGGGCGACCGCACCCGCCCGCCGTGACCCGCTCGCCCCGGAGGGCCGCCGCGGCCGGCACGGCTTCGACACCCGCCGCCCGGCGGCCTGA